One region of Acidithiobacillus sp. genomic DNA includes:
- the murD gene encoding UDP-N-acetylmuramoyl-L-alanine--D-glutamate ligase, with protein sequence MDFNGKEVCIAGMGKTGHSLLRTALRLGAHCRAADTRLLKDAADMRQRYPDVDFHFGGLPEDMFLGADIILLSPGLTPTLPALLRARQAGIEIMGDIELFGRIAQTPIVAITGSNGKSTVTTLLGEMAQAAGLRAAVGGNLGTPALDLLPETGPEPELYVLELSSFQLAACQRFHPRVAAILNLSPDHLDWHGDYTAYGDAKARIFQAMGAGDTLVLNAEDPFTATLPAQVPAGLQLQFFGQTGDRDAYTADDQLCLRADGPLLALDQLLLRGGHNTENVLAAALLARAVDIPLTAIRQALRNFSGLPHRLAWIAEVNGVNYYDDSKGTNLGATLKAMSGLPGPLVMILGGDAKGADLSPLREACIGQRGAIVIGKDGWQIAALLADVLPVQAADSMPAAVLAAAEMAQSGDQVLLSPACASTDMFTDYQDRGRQFAAAVQTVTGRVA encoded by the coding sequence ATGGACTTCAACGGCAAAGAGGTATGCATCGCTGGCATGGGCAAGACGGGACATTCCCTCCTGCGCACTGCGTTGCGCCTGGGCGCCCATTGCCGGGCCGCGGACACCCGCCTGCTAAAAGACGCCGCCGATATGCGGCAACGATACCCAGACGTCGATTTCCATTTTGGCGGCCTTCCCGAAGACATGTTCCTGGGTGCAGATATCATCCTGCTCAGCCCCGGGCTGACGCCGACATTGCCCGCCCTGCTCCGCGCCAGACAAGCAGGTATAGAGATCATGGGCGATATCGAACTTTTTGGCCGGATCGCCCAAACGCCCATCGTCGCCATCACCGGCAGCAATGGCAAAAGCACGGTCACCACTTTGCTTGGCGAGATGGCACAAGCCGCCGGACTACGCGCCGCCGTCGGTGGCAACCTCGGCACCCCCGCCCTCGACCTTTTGCCGGAAACAGGTCCCGAGCCGGAGCTCTATGTGCTGGAACTGTCCAGCTTTCAGCTCGCGGCCTGCCAGCGCTTTCACCCACGCGTCGCCGCCATCCTCAACCTGAGCCCCGACCATCTCGACTGGCACGGAGACTATACGGCCTATGGTGACGCCAAGGCGCGCATTTTCCAGGCGATGGGGGCGGGAGATACCCTGGTACTGAATGCCGAAGACCCCTTTACCGCCACGCTCCCCGCCCAGGTTCCGGCAGGGTTGCAGCTGCAGTTCTTTGGACAGACAGGCGATCGCGACGCCTATACTGCCGATGATCAGCTCTGCCTGCGCGCCGACGGTCCGTTGCTGGCCTTGGATCAACTCCTGCTACGCGGTGGGCATAACACCGAAAATGTGTTGGCGGCGGCTTTGCTCGCTCGTGCCGTAGATATTCCACTGACCGCCATTCGGCAGGCCTTGCGCAATTTCTCCGGTTTGCCCCACCGCCTCGCCTGGATCGCTGAGGTGAACGGCGTGAACTACTACGACGATTCCAAGGGTACCAATCTGGGCGCCACCCTCAAAGCCATGTCCGGCTTGCCGGGACCCCTGGTGATGATTTTGGGCGGCGATGCCAAGGGAGCCGACCTGAGCCCGCTGCGGGAGGCTTGCATCGGTCAACGGGGGGCCATTGTCATAGGTAAGGATGGCTGGCAAATAGCCGCGCTACTGGCAGACGTGTTACCGGTGCAAGCCGCTGACAGTATGCCAGCAGCGGTGCTGGCGGCCGCAGAGATGGCGCAAAGTGGCGATCAAGTGCTGCTCTCGCCTGCCTGCGCCAGCACGGACATGTTCACCGATTATCAGGATCGCGGCCGCCAGTTTGCCGCGGCCGTGCAGACCGTGACGGGGAGAGTGGCATGA
- the mraY gene encoding phospho-N-acetylmuramoyl-pentapeptide-transferase, translated as MLYALFIQLGSLYHGFYVFQYLTLRGVLAILTALILSLLIGPFFIARLRQYKIGQMVRNDGPETHLSKQGTPTMGGALILLVVILTTLLWSDLSNPLVWVAVFTTLAFGAIGFIDDWRKLRRKNTKGLSARAKYGLQSLVAFAAAGVLYTLASRPVETSLILPFIPHVLIPLGIGFILFSYFVIVGTSNAVNLTDGLDGLAIVPTVMVSAALGIFAYVSGNAVFAHYLDVPWVPGSGQMLIFCGALVGAGLGFLWFNTYPAEVFMGDTGALALGAALAIVAIVARQELVLVIMGGVFVVETLSVIIQVASFRLTGKRVFRMAPLHHHFEKKGWPEPRVAVRFWIITVILVLVGLSSLKIR; from the coding sequence ATGCTCTACGCCCTCTTTATTCAACTCGGCAGCCTTTATCACGGATTTTACGTTTTTCAGTATCTGACCCTGCGCGGCGTATTGGCCATCCTGACTGCATTGATACTCTCGTTGCTCATCGGTCCTTTTTTTATCGCCCGCCTGCGCCAGTACAAAATCGGCCAGATGGTCCGCAACGACGGCCCCGAAACCCACCTGAGCAAGCAAGGGACACCCACCATGGGCGGAGCCCTGATCCTGCTGGTAGTCATCCTGACGACGCTGCTCTGGTCAGATTTGAGTAATCCGCTGGTCTGGGTGGCGGTCTTCACTACCCTGGCCTTTGGTGCCATCGGCTTCATCGACGACTGGCGCAAGCTGCGGCGCAAAAACACCAAGGGACTCTCAGCGCGAGCCAAATATGGTTTACAGTCGCTGGTGGCCTTCGCCGCAGCGGGGGTGCTCTACACGCTGGCCAGCAGGCCGGTAGAGACCAGCCTGATCCTGCCTTTCATACCGCATGTGCTGATTCCGCTGGGCATCGGTTTCATCCTGTTCAGCTATTTCGTGATTGTCGGCACCTCCAATGCCGTCAATCTGACCGACGGACTGGATGGCCTAGCCATTGTACCAACAGTCATGGTCTCAGCGGCTTTAGGAATATTTGCTTACGTGTCCGGCAACGCGGTCTTCGCCCACTACCTGGATGTGCCCTGGGTGCCGGGCTCCGGCCAGATGCTGATTTTCTGCGGAGCACTGGTGGGTGCGGGGCTCGGTTTTCTTTGGTTTAACACGTATCCGGCCGAGGTTTTTATGGGCGATACCGGCGCCCTCGCGCTGGGCGCGGCACTGGCCATCGTCGCCATCGTCGCCCGTCAGGAACTCGTGCTGGTCATTATGGGCGGCGTTTTTGTGGTAGAAACCTTATCCGTCATCATCCAGGTGGCCTCCTTCCGGCTCACCGGCAAACGGGTCTTCCGCATGGCGCCCCTGCACCATCATTTTGAGAAAAAAGGCTGGCCCGAACCCCGGGTGGCGGTCCGTTTCTGGATCATCACCGTGATTTTGGTCCTCGTCGGTCTTTCCAGCCTGAAGATACGCTGA
- the murF gene encoding UDP-N-acetylmuramoyl-tripeptide--D-alanyl-D-alanine ligase yields MIRYSLKEIAEITGGKLLPGSNGRKEIQGIATDSRQPMTGQLFVALRGDRFNGEDFVPDALAQGAGAVLTGTPVAAPGVLVGDALIALQTLTTHWRQRFSLPLLAVTGSCGKTTVKEILTAILNESGPVLATRGNQNNHVGVPLTLARLGPEHRYAVLEMGMNHSGELTLLSKLARPTLALINNAAPAHLEGLGSVAAIAAAKGEILSGLDDRGLTILNGDDPFAGFWAERAPGEVWRFSLEHRPTRVRGHWRAHEQGGGHLEVHAPQGQFTLEIPLPGQHNGRNVLAATTAALALDIPIPQIQRAVAALKAIPGRLQWCSGPHGSRVLDDTYNANPASLEAALRVLAAQSGQRVLVLGDMGELGPEAALYHRQAGTLAQQLGIERLYALGPLAAEAADAFGVNADAFSELPPLLVALQSRLDEDTVVLIKGSRAARMERVVQVLTGGGDA; encoded by the coding sequence ATGATCCGCTATTCACTGAAAGAAATCGCTGAAATAACTGGGGGCAAGCTGTTGCCCGGCAGCAATGGCCGCAAAGAAATTCAGGGCATCGCTACGGACAGCCGTCAGCCGATGACGGGACAACTTTTTGTAGCATTGCGCGGCGACCGCTTCAATGGCGAGGACTTTGTGCCTGATGCTCTTGCTCAGGGCGCCGGTGCCGTGCTGACGGGCACCCCTGTCGCAGCACCCGGCGTCTTGGTAGGGGATGCCCTGATAGCGTTGCAGACACTGACCACTCACTGGCGGCAGCGTTTCAGCCTGCCGCTGTTGGCAGTGACCGGCTCCTGCGGCAAAACAACGGTCAAAGAAATACTCACCGCTATCCTTAACGAGTCAGGCCCGGTACTCGCCACACGCGGTAATCAGAACAATCACGTGGGTGTGCCTCTGACGCTTGCTCGGCTCGGCCCGGAGCATCGCTACGCGGTGCTGGAAATGGGCATGAATCACTCCGGCGAACTCACCCTCCTCAGCAAGCTGGCGCGGCCCACCCTGGCCCTGATCAACAATGCAGCCCCCGCGCATCTGGAAGGCCTTGGCAGCGTTGCCGCCATTGCTGCTGCCAAAGGCGAAATTCTCTCCGGGCTCGACGACCGCGGTCTCACCATCCTCAATGGCGATGATCCCTTTGCGGGTTTCTGGGCGGAACGGGCGCCGGGCGAGGTTTGGCGCTTCAGCTTAGAGCATCGTCCGACGCGAGTGCGCGGGCACTGGCGCGCCCACGAACAGGGTGGCGGACATCTGGAGGTGCATGCTCCACAAGGTCAATTCACACTGGAGATTCCCTTGCCCGGTCAACACAATGGCCGCAATGTCCTGGCGGCCACGACCGCGGCGCTAGCGCTCGACATTCCCATTCCGCAGATTCAACGGGCGGTGGCCGCACTGAAGGCCATCCCTGGACGTTTGCAGTGGTGCTCCGGCCCCCATGGCAGTCGAGTTCTGGATGACACTTACAATGCCAATCCTGCCTCCCTGGAAGCCGCTCTGCGCGTGCTCGCCGCGCAGAGCGGCCAACGCGTTCTGGTCCTCGGTGACATGGGTGAACTGGGTCCCGAAGCGGCACTTTACCACCGGCAGGCGGGGACGCTGGCGCAGCAACTCGGTATTGAGCGGCTTTACGCACTTGGCCCGCTGGCGGCGGAAGCAGCCGATGCCTTTGGCGTCAACGCCGACGCCTTTTCCGAATTGCCCCCTTTACTGGTCGCCCTGCAAAGTCGCCTGGACGAAGACACCGTGGTGCTGATCAAAGGCTCTCGCGCCGCCCGCATGGAGCGTGTTGTCCAGGTCCTAACCGGGGGGGGGGATGCCTGA
- a CDS encoding UDP-N-acetylmuramoyl-L-alanyl-D-glutamate--2,6-diaminopimelate ligase: MLHTETLASLLPTTPAAMAGIALHGIETDTRRLRPGMLYVGLNTNHGDGRQFLAQAWAAGAVAALLESGEESTYTEQNHLVWQSPQARALLGRSLRRWHRWDEGQAPVIIGVTGTNGKSSVTRLIAELAPQPAMVIGTLGYGRVDALIAHANTTPDPVPLWQTLATLRDQGAKVIAIEVSSHALALERIAAVPFAAAVFTNLSRDHLDFHGDMAHYGATKARLFQTPGLQLAVVNSDDPFARQVAAAVAPEVRQLRFGVKSGDYQAVELHPGASGTLLDLHTPTGPRRLRSPLIGNSNVQNLLAALATVEGMGWPVSDTAIAGLDLPEGRYQRLAPVPGRAQVMIDYAHTADALQRVLTDLREIAKGTVTVVFGCGGNRDRGKRPEMGRVAERLADRVILTDDNPRSEAPEAIVNDILGGMEWPDRAIVIHDRAAAIRTAITASRAGDWVLIAGKGHERIQEILGQRLPFQDRSVAAEVLRT; the protein is encoded by the coding sequence ATGCTGCACACTGAGACACTCGCCAGCCTGTTGCCCACCACTCCGGCTGCCATGGCAGGGATTGCCTTGCATGGTATTGAAACCGATACCCGCCGCCTGCGGCCGGGCATGCTCTACGTCGGATTGAACACCAACCATGGTGATGGCCGGCAATTTTTGGCACAGGCTTGGGCGGCAGGTGCAGTCGCAGCTCTGTTAGAGAGCGGTGAAGAGAGCACTTACACTGAACAGAATCACCTCGTCTGGCAAAGCCCGCAGGCACGGGCTCTGCTCGGTAGGTCACTGCGCCGCTGGCATCGCTGGGACGAGGGTCAGGCGCCCGTCATCATTGGTGTTACCGGCACCAATGGCAAGAGCAGCGTCACCCGCCTCATTGCCGAACTCGCGCCGCAGCCCGCAATGGTCATCGGCACCCTCGGCTACGGCCGCGTGGATGCGCTTATCGCCCACGCCAATACCACACCGGACCCAGTCCCTTTGTGGCAGACCCTGGCCACGCTGCGCGATCAGGGTGCCAAGGTCATCGCCATAGAAGTCTCCTCCCATGCGCTCGCACTGGAACGGATTGCAGCAGTACCCTTTGCCGCTGCCGTATTCACCAATCTTAGTCGAGACCATCTTGATTTTCATGGGGACATGGCGCACTACGGCGCAACCAAAGCCCGCCTCTTCCAGACGCCAGGCCTCCAGTTGGCCGTAGTAAACAGCGACGACCCATTCGCTCGACAGGTCGCTGCCGCTGTGGCACCGGAAGTCCGGCAACTGCGCTTCGGGGTAAAGAGCGGAGATTACCAGGCTGTCGAGTTGCATCCCGGTGCCAGCGGTACCCTGCTCGACCTGCATACCCCTACCGGCCCGCGGCGCCTGCGCAGCCCCCTCATCGGCAACAGCAATGTCCAGAATCTGCTGGCCGCGCTGGCCACCGTCGAAGGTATGGGCTGGCCGGTCAGTGACACCGCTATCGCCGGACTCGACTTGCCGGAAGGTCGTTATCAGCGCTTGGCTCCGGTCCCCGGCAGGGCACAGGTGATGATCGACTATGCCCACACCGCCGACGCACTGCAGCGGGTGTTGACCGACCTGCGCGAAATCGCTAAAGGTACCGTGACCGTGGTCTTTGGCTGCGGTGGTAATCGGGATCGCGGCAAACGTCCAGAAATGGGGCGGGTAGCCGAACGCCTTGCCGACCGCGTCATTCTCACCGACGATAACCCACGCAGCGAGGCGCCCGAAGCTATCGTTAACGACATCCTGGGCGGTATGGAATGGCCCGATCGGGCTATCGTGATTCATGACCGCGCGGCGGCCATCCGCACCGCCATCACTGCATCACGGGCAGGAGATTGGGTGCTCATCGCCGGTAAGGGACACGAGCGCATCCAGGAGATATTGGGGCAACGTTTACCCTTTCAGGACCGCAGCGTTGCCGCGGAGGTGCTCCGCACATGA
- a CDS encoding penicillin-binding protein 2, with translation MIYPGASFLSPPPATLPAWRATAVWAVLALGLAAIMAQAWRAQVEHGPFLRDQGAQRYLRHFALPAQRGPILDRSGKALALSVPVQTLWVDPRLFNPQQARWPQIAEDLGISATALAARIHSGGSRFAFLARQIAPERAATILALHVPGLYSLNENRRYYPSGSIAAPLLGFTNVDGRGIEGLEMAYNQWLQGKAGEETGLRDNLGHPLAILGTARLAQPGQTLTLSIDRNIQYVAYTALASAVQRFQAHSGAAVLMNVHTGEILAMVSYPSFNPNERTDYQPSLYNNRAVADTFEPGSVMKPFTIAAALDDGSIQPNSTFDVNTNCFRVAHYCIQDDIRHGVLDLAQVLKYSSNIGAAKISLQTPPADLYQMLRNVGFGQVSGLELPGETGGTVPAWRGWDVARRAAMAYGYGLSVTPLQLAAAYGAIANNGAYVQPTLLRKISTHPPHSQQVIPVATAARLRDWLAGVTSRGGTGFLAAIPGYSVAGKTGTSIMANGKGGFHKHKVNTTFVGFAPANHPQFVMAVVVRGPTQGWRYGGVVAAPVFRVTMSAALHQMGVQPDVSVSAWNAATGKAMTADQERRWAEGAGDAAH, from the coding sequence ATGATCTATCCCGGCGCCTCCTTCCTCTCGCCGCCACCCGCCACGCTTCCCGCATGGCGGGCGACTGCGGTGTGGGCAGTGCTTGCGTTGGGTTTGGCGGCGATCATGGCGCAAGCCTGGCGCGCGCAGGTGGAGCACGGTCCGTTCCTACGCGATCAGGGCGCGCAACGTTATCTGCGACACTTTGCCTTACCGGCGCAGCGCGGCCCCATTCTCGATCGTTCCGGTAAGGCGCTCGCGCTGTCCGTCCCAGTGCAAACCCTCTGGGTAGACCCCCGGTTGTTTAACCCACAGCAGGCACGCTGGCCACAAATTGCCGAAGACCTAGGGATCAGCGCAACCGCCCTTGCCGCACGGATCCATAGCGGTGGCAGTCGGTTCGCGTTCCTCGCCCGCCAGATTGCACCGGAACGCGCCGCGACCATTCTCGCCCTGCATGTGCCCGGTTTATACAGCCTTAACGAAAACAGGCGTTACTATCCCTCCGGCAGCATAGCCGCGCCATTACTCGGTTTTACCAATGTAGACGGGCGCGGCATTGAAGGGCTGGAGATGGCCTATAACCAGTGGCTGCAAGGGAAGGCGGGGGAAGAAACCGGGTTGCGCGATAACCTGGGACATCCGCTGGCGATCCTCGGCACTGCCAGGCTGGCACAGCCCGGTCAGACACTGACCCTGAGTATTGACCGCAACATCCAGTATGTGGCATATACCGCCCTCGCCTCTGCCGTACAGCGTTTTCAGGCGCATTCCGGGGCAGCGGTACTTATGAATGTGCACACTGGCGAAATCCTCGCCATGGTCAGTTATCCCTCTTTCAACCCCAATGAGCGTACGGATTATCAACCCAGTCTTTACAACAACCGTGCCGTCGCCGACACTTTCGAACCAGGCTCGGTGATGAAACCTTTTACCATCGCAGCAGCTTTGGATGACGGCAGCATTCAGCCGAATTCCACGTTTGATGTGAACACCAACTGCTTTCGGGTGGCCCATTACTGCATTCAGGACGATATTCGCCACGGCGTCCTCGACCTCGCTCAGGTGCTCAAGTATTCCAGCAACATTGGCGCGGCGAAGATTTCCTTGCAGACGCCGCCTGCCGATCTATACCAGATGCTGCGCAACGTCGGCTTTGGGCAAGTGAGCGGCTTAGAACTGCCAGGGGAGACGGGCGGCACGGTTCCCGCATGGCGGGGTTGGGATGTGGCGCGGCGTGCCGCCATGGCTTACGGTTATGGTCTCTCCGTCACACCTTTGCAGCTAGCGGCGGCTTATGGCGCCATTGCCAATAACGGCGCCTATGTCCAACCCACCTTACTGCGCAAGATCAGCACCCACCCCCCGCACAGTCAACAGGTTATCCCGGTCGCCACTGCGGCGCGACTGCGCGACTGGCTCGCCGGGGTGACCAGTCGGGGCGGCACCGGTTTCCTTGCTGCGATTCCTGGCTATTCGGTAGCCGGGAAAACCGGCACGTCCATCATGGCTAATGGCAAGGGCGGCTTTCATAAGCATAAGGTGAATACCACCTTTGTCGGCTTCGCGCCCGCTAACCATCCGCAATTCGTCATGGCCGTGGTGGTGCGTGGGCCAACTCAGGGCTGGCGTTATGGCGGGGTAGTCGCCGCCCCGGTATTTCGGGTAACCATGAGCGCTGCCCTGCATCAAATGGGCGTACAACCTGATGTCAGCGTCAGCGCCTGGAATGCTGCGACGGGGAAAGCCATGACTGCAGACCAGGAGCGGCGTTGGGCCGAGGGGGCTGGCGATGCTGCACACTGA
- the ftsL gene encoding cell division protein FtsL — MRRSTIIFALLITATLFGIVAARENTRSQFIALQKAQARHFALDNRWGQLQLEQATLASNARVGDIARQKLGLSAPKNDQIVMVRAP, encoded by the coding sequence ATGCGGCGTAGCACCATTATTTTCGCCCTGCTGATTACCGCCACGCTGTTCGGCATCGTCGCGGCTAGAGAGAATACCCGTAGCCAATTCATCGCTTTACAGAAAGCCCAGGCCAGACATTTCGCCCTTGACAACCGTTGGGGCCAACTCCAACTGGAACAGGCCACGCTCGCTTCCAATGCCCGCGTGGGAGATATCGCGCGCCAAAAACTCGGGCTCTCAGCCCCCAAAAACGATCAAATTGTCATGGTCAGAGCACCATGA
- the rsmH gene encoding 16S rRNA (cytosine(1402)-N(4))-methyltransferase RsmH yields MRGENEQNTAHVAVLLAETIAVLRPAFHTGTPVRCVDATGGRGGHSSALLAELGAADTLLILDRDPTAIAALRARFAKDSRVYIRQACFSQLANELAALEWESVDAILADLGVSSPQLDEADRGFSFLRDGPLDMRMDPEAGMSASEWLAIAPETEITQVLREYGEERFARAIARAILRAREQSPITRTLQLADLIAEILPRHEIGQHPATRSFQGIRIFINRELEELETFLPQAMNALRAGGRLAVISFHSLEDRLVKRFFRADDYRISTDIPLRASELPPLPWHPVGKALRAGIREIRDNPRSRSAVLRTAERSERHAA; encoded by the coding sequence GTGAGAGGTGAAAATGAACAAAACACAGCACACGTTGCAGTTCTTCTGGCAGAAACCATCGCCGTCCTGCGTCCGGCATTCCATACCGGTACACCGGTGCGCTGCGTCGACGCGACCGGCGGACGGGGCGGCCACAGTTCGGCCTTGCTGGCTGAACTCGGGGCGGCAGACACCCTGCTCATCCTCGACCGCGACCCGACCGCCATTGCCGCGCTGCGCGCACGCTTCGCGAAGGATTCCCGGGTATATATCCGTCAGGCATGTTTCAGCCAATTGGCCAATGAGCTTGCGGCGCTGGAATGGGAGAGCGTGGACGCCATTCTCGCCGACCTCGGCGTTTCTTCCCCACAACTGGATGAGGCAGACCGCGGCTTCAGCTTCCTGCGCGACGGCCCTCTCGATATGCGCATGGACCCCGAGGCAGGCATGAGCGCCTCCGAATGGCTGGCCATCGCACCCGAAACGGAAATAACGCAAGTGTTGCGCGAATATGGCGAGGAACGTTTTGCCCGCGCCATTGCCCGCGCCATCCTGCGGGCACGGGAACAATCCCCCATCACCAGAACCTTGCAACTGGCGGACCTGATCGCCGAGATACTGCCCCGTCACGAAATCGGGCAGCATCCGGCCACCCGCAGTTTTCAGGGCATCCGCATTTTCATCAACCGCGAACTGGAGGAACTGGAAACATTTCTCCCCCAGGCCATGAATGCGTTGCGCGCGGGTGGACGACTGGCGGTGATCAGCTTTCACTCTCTGGAAGATCGATTGGTAAAACGTTTTTTCCGCGCTGACGATTATCGTATCAGCACGGATATACCCCTGCGTGCCAGCGAGCTCCCGCCCCTGCCATGGCATCCTGTCGGTAAAGCCCTGCGGGCTGGCATCCGGGAAATTCGCGACAATCCCCGTTCCCGCTCGGCCGTGCTGCGGACTGCCGAAAGGAGTGAACGCCATGCGGCGTAG
- the mraZ gene encoding division/cell wall cluster transcriptional repressor MraZ, which translates to MFRGTHRHSLDSKGRMNVPARFRDWLSAHCDGQLIVTIDAQSQEGERCLIAYPLPTWEKVERRIAELPSNNAAARQFQRLFVGQSEELRLDAQARILLSPNLRKFAELDKELVLVGQIDKFEIWDAARWDTCQENWLANANGFASLGDLVL; encoded by the coding sequence ATGTTTAGGGGAACGCATCGGCACAGTCTGGACAGCAAGGGACGCATGAATGTCCCAGCGCGCTTCCGCGACTGGCTGAGCGCCCACTGCGACGGGCAACTCATTGTCACCATCGATGCCCAGAGCCAGGAAGGAGAACGCTGCCTGATCGCCTACCCCCTGCCCACCTGGGAAAAGGTCGAACGCCGCATCGCCGAACTCCCCAGCAACAATGCCGCAGCCCGTCAGTTTCAACGTCTATTTGTGGGGCAGTCCGAAGAGCTCCGCCTGGATGCCCAAGCCCGCATCCTCCTTTCCCCCAACCTGCGCAAATTCGCCGAGCTGGACAAAGAACTGGTACTGGTAGGTCAGATCGACAAATTTGAAATCTGGGATGCGGCCCGTTGGGATACCTGCCAGGAAAACTGGCTGGCCAACGCCAATGGTTTCGCTAGCTTGGGTGATCTGGTCCTGTGA
- a CDS encoding CCA tRNA nucleotidyltransferase, whose amino-acid sequence MLLTPPAALIPILTALQRTGARVLVVGGTPRDALLGVITHDWDLEIHGLGEARLAECLEPFGAHRVGGRCAVWVVAGAEISLPQARGGQINPHLPWAIAAQRRDFSVNALAWDWQAQRLLDHVGGVADLHARRLRVVAADTFGEDPLRVFRAARLAGQLGFSIEARSATLCRQLAPRLQDVPQERIRKEWEALLLRGEHLIRAWDSLALTGSITRFPELRALQAVPQHPDVHPEGDVWIYTGRVLAAASQLRSGDKTRDTILMLGALLHDLGKASTTRRDSQGRWRAFGHERTRVAAETFLSRYFPGNHLSHQVLPLIRWHGTPYALHRDGAGRAAYARLALQVPDRPLLLDLALADGRGAGTERPPAIEVTRKIWQEMNVWSGLPDPLLKGADLMALGLAPGPRLGKALALAHELQVIGGYHDHKPLIAALRRRLPELSLRDDRVYGPPSRFPSD is encoded by the coding sequence ATGCTACTTACGCCGCCCGCTGCACTGATTCCCATTCTAACGGCCTTGCAGCGGACGGGGGCGCGGGTCTTGGTGGTAGGAGGTACACCGCGGGATGCTCTGCTCGGTGTGATCACCCACGATTGGGATCTGGAAATACACGGATTGGGCGAGGCCCGTTTGGCCGAATGTCTGGAGCCTTTCGGCGCCCATCGGGTAGGTGGCCGCTGTGCAGTCTGGGTGGTGGCCGGTGCGGAGATTTCCCTGCCACAGGCACGGGGCGGGCAAATCAACCCCCACCTGCCCTGGGCCATCGCCGCCCAGCGGCGGGATTTTTCGGTCAATGCTCTGGCCTGGGACTGGCAAGCTCAGCGCCTCTTGGACCATGTTGGAGGAGTAGCGGACCTCCACGCACGGCGGCTCCGCGTAGTAGCGGCCGACACTTTTGGGGAAGACCCTCTGCGCGTTTTCCGCGCGGCCCGGTTGGCCGGCCAGTTAGGCTTTTCTATTGAAGCCCGGAGTGCCACACTCTGCCGCCAATTGGCACCCCGCCTACAAGATGTCCCCCAGGAACGCATACGCAAAGAGTGGGAAGCACTGCTCCTGCGCGGCGAGCATCTGATCCGGGCCTGGGATAGTCTCGCCCTTACTGGCAGTATCACCCGATTCCCCGAACTCCGTGCCCTGCAAGCAGTACCCCAGCACCCCGATGTTCACCCGGAAGGCGATGTCTGGATATACACCGGGCGAGTGCTTGCCGCTGCCAGCCAACTCCGCAGCGGCGACAAAACGCGCGACACCATACTCATGCTTGGCGCCCTACTGCACGACCTCGGCAAAGCCAGCACCACCCGGCGCGACTCCCAAGGTCGCTGGCGCGCTTTCGGACATGAACGGACACGAGTCGCCGCCGAGACTTTCCTAAGCCGCTACTTTCCCGGCAACCATCTCAGCCATCAGGTGCTGCCCCTCATTCGCTGGCACGGCACGCCTTATGCCCTGCACCGCGATGGCGCGGGGCGCGCCGCCTACGCCCGCCTTGCCCTACAGGTCCCTGACCGCCCCTTACTGCTGGATCTTGCCCTGGCAGATGGGCGCGGGGCAGGCACAGAGCGTCCTCCAGCCATAGAGGTCACCCGCAAGATATGGCAAGAGATGAACGTTTGGTCCGGTCTCCCGGATCCGCTGCTAAAGGGGGCCGACCTGATGGCACTGGGACTCGCCCCCGGGCCACGGTTGGGTAAGGCGCTGGCACTTGCCCACGAACTGCAGGTGATCGGTGGTTACCACGATCACAAACCGCTGATCGCGGCGTTGCGCCGGCGCCTGCCCGAACTCAGTCTCCGAGACGACCGTGTTTATGGACCGCCGTCGCGTTTCCCCAGTGACTAA